Proteins encoded by one window of Oreochromis niloticus isolate F11D_XX linkage group LG17, O_niloticus_UMD_NMBU, whole genome shotgun sequence:
- the slc38a4 gene encoding sodium-coupled neutral amino acid transporter 4 isoform X1, translated as MPGIVERMELRKVSTVADDDSLDEQLTEPTDCEKATMSSQYNVDDNDDGESNVFLTNGIPKQQNQLMDDNEDGEGQSQFNGDDNDDGESRRFLSNGIPKKKKYEEEYHPGHASFGMSVFNLSNAIMGSGILGLSFAMANTGIILFTVLLIAVAILSLYSVHLLLVTAKEGGSLIYEKLGERAFGWPGKMAAFGSIIMQNIGAMSSYLFIVKYELPEVIRAFLHLEENSGEWYLNGNYLVLFVSVGVILPLSLLKNLGYLGYTSGFSLSCMVFFLGVIIYKKTLLPCPLPFLSGHSSNLSINGSDMPGLYALQNKSMQMDFSHADISPAIIGHHDTQHSTGIHSEPHPDHEEMCTPKYFVFNSQTAYTVPILAFAFVCHPEVLPIYSELKDRSRKKMQNVSNLSILAMLIMYMLSALFGYLTFYDNVEAELLHTFTKVYKFDTMLLLVRLAVLTAVTLTVPIVLFPIRSSITTLLFSGREFSWTRHLLIAAFILAFNNMLVIFVPTIRDIFGFIGASAATMLIFILPAAFYLRLVKSLPLRSPQKIGAAIFLVVGVIFMIGSLTLIVLDWIHNPPGSGGHH; from the exons ATGCCGGGAATTGTGGAACGCATGGAACTGAGGAAAGTCTCCACAGTGGCTGACGACGACAGCCTTGATGAACAACTCACAGAGCCCACCGACTGCGAGAAGGCCACCATGAGCAG TCAATATAATGTGGATGATAATGACGATGGAGAAAGCAATGTGTTCCTGACAAATGGGATACCAAAGCAGCAGAA TCAATTAATGGATGATAATGAAGACGGAGAAGGACAAAG CCAATTTAATGGAGATGATAATGACGACGGAGAGAGCCGCAGGTTCCTGTCAAACGGGataccaaagaagaagaaatatgaAGAAGAATAT CATCCTGGCCACGCCTCATTCGGCATGTCTGTCTTCAACTTGAGCAACGCCATTATGGGCAGCGGCATCCTGGGCCTGTCCTTTGCCATGGCCAACACTGGCATCATTCTCTTTAC AGTGCTCCTCATCGCTGTGGCCATCCTCTCCCTATACTCAGTACACCTGCTGCTTGTGACTGCTAAAGAAGGAG GATCCCTCATCTATGAGAAGCTTGGAGAGAGGGCATTTGGCTGGCCCGGAAAAATGGCTGCATTTGGATCAATAATCATGCAGAACATTGGAG CCATGTCCAGCTACCTCTTTATAGTGAAGTATGAGTTACCAGAAGTGATCCGAGCATTCCTGCACTTAGAAGAAAACTCCGG TGAATGGTACCTGAATGGAAATTACCTGGTGCTGTTTGTGTCCGTCGGAGTCATTCTGCCTTTATCCCTCCTCAAAAATCTGG GCTACCTGGGCTACACCAGTGGTTTTTCCCTCTCCTGCATGGTTTTCTTCCTAGGTGTG AtaatatacaaaaaaacccTGCTGCCCTGCCCTCTGCCTTTCCTCTCTGGCCACTCATCCAATCTCAGCATAAATGGCTCGGATATGCCAGGACTCTACGCCTTACAAAACAAGTCGATGCAGATGGATTTCTCCCATGCTGACATTTCCCCAGCAATCATTGGCCACCACGATACCCAGCACTCCACGGGAATACACTCTGAACCTCACCCGGACCATGAGGAGATGTGCACGCCGAAATACTTTGTCTTCAACTCACAG ACTGCGTACACTGTTCCCATCCTGGCCTTTGCTTTCGTCTGCCATCCTGAAGTGCTGCCTATCTATAGTGAGCTTAAAGA TCGGAGCCGGAAGAAAATGCAGAATGTCTCTAACCTGTCCATCCTGGCCATGCTCATCATGTACATGCTGTCGGCACTCTTTGGCTACCTCACCTTTTATG ACAATGTGGAGGCAGAGTTGCTCCACACTTTCACTAAAGTGTACAAGTTTGACACGATGTTGCTGCTGGTGCGTTTGGCTGTCCTCACTGCCGTCACTCTTACTGTCCCCATCGTGCTTTTCCCT ATCCGTTCGTCCATCACAACGTTACTGTTCAGCGGGCGAGAGTTCAGCTGGACTCGCCACTTGCTCATTGCCGCCTTCATCCTGGCCTTTAACAACATGCTGGTCATCTTTGTCCCCACCATCAGGGACATCTTTGGCTTCATCG GCGCCTCTGCGGCAACAATGCTCATCTTCATCCTACCCGCTGCCTTTTACCTGCGCCTGGTAAAGTCGCTGCCGTTGCGCTCCCCACAGAAGATTGGG GCGGCCATCTTCCTGGTCGTGGGAGTCATCTTCATGATTGGCAGCTTGACGCTTATCGTTCTTGACTGGATCCACAACCCCCCAGGCTCTGGGGGACACCATTAA
- the slc38a4 gene encoding sodium-coupled neutral amino acid transporter 4 isoform X2, whose translation MPGIVERMELRKVSTVADDDSLDEQLTEPTDCEKATMSSQLMDDNEDGEGQSQFNGDDNDDGESRRFLSNGIPKKKKYEEEYHPGHASFGMSVFNLSNAIMGSGILGLSFAMANTGIILFTVLLIAVAILSLYSVHLLLVTAKEGGSLIYEKLGERAFGWPGKMAAFGSIIMQNIGAMSSYLFIVKYELPEVIRAFLHLEENSGEWYLNGNYLVLFVSVGVILPLSLLKNLGYLGYTSGFSLSCMVFFLGVIIYKKTLLPCPLPFLSGHSSNLSINGSDMPGLYALQNKSMQMDFSHADISPAIIGHHDTQHSTGIHSEPHPDHEEMCTPKYFVFNSQTAYTVPILAFAFVCHPEVLPIYSELKDRSRKKMQNVSNLSILAMLIMYMLSALFGYLTFYDNVEAELLHTFTKVYKFDTMLLLVRLAVLTAVTLTVPIVLFPIRSSITTLLFSGREFSWTRHLLIAAFILAFNNMLVIFVPTIRDIFGFIGASAATMLIFILPAAFYLRLVKSLPLRSPQKIGAAIFLVVGVIFMIGSLTLIVLDWIHNPPGSGGHH comes from the exons ATGCCGGGAATTGTGGAACGCATGGAACTGAGGAAAGTCTCCACAGTGGCTGACGACGACAGCCTTGATGAACAACTCACAGAGCCCACCGACTGCGAGAAGGCCACCATGAGCAG TCAATTAATGGATGATAATGAAGACGGAGAAGGACAAAG CCAATTTAATGGAGATGATAATGACGACGGAGAGAGCCGCAGGTTCCTGTCAAACGGGataccaaagaagaagaaatatgaAGAAGAATAT CATCCTGGCCACGCCTCATTCGGCATGTCTGTCTTCAACTTGAGCAACGCCATTATGGGCAGCGGCATCCTGGGCCTGTCCTTTGCCATGGCCAACACTGGCATCATTCTCTTTAC AGTGCTCCTCATCGCTGTGGCCATCCTCTCCCTATACTCAGTACACCTGCTGCTTGTGACTGCTAAAGAAGGAG GATCCCTCATCTATGAGAAGCTTGGAGAGAGGGCATTTGGCTGGCCCGGAAAAATGGCTGCATTTGGATCAATAATCATGCAGAACATTGGAG CCATGTCCAGCTACCTCTTTATAGTGAAGTATGAGTTACCAGAAGTGATCCGAGCATTCCTGCACTTAGAAGAAAACTCCGG TGAATGGTACCTGAATGGAAATTACCTGGTGCTGTTTGTGTCCGTCGGAGTCATTCTGCCTTTATCCCTCCTCAAAAATCTGG GCTACCTGGGCTACACCAGTGGTTTTTCCCTCTCCTGCATGGTTTTCTTCCTAGGTGTG AtaatatacaaaaaaacccTGCTGCCCTGCCCTCTGCCTTTCCTCTCTGGCCACTCATCCAATCTCAGCATAAATGGCTCGGATATGCCAGGACTCTACGCCTTACAAAACAAGTCGATGCAGATGGATTTCTCCCATGCTGACATTTCCCCAGCAATCATTGGCCACCACGATACCCAGCACTCCACGGGAATACACTCTGAACCTCACCCGGACCATGAGGAGATGTGCACGCCGAAATACTTTGTCTTCAACTCACAG ACTGCGTACACTGTTCCCATCCTGGCCTTTGCTTTCGTCTGCCATCCTGAAGTGCTGCCTATCTATAGTGAGCTTAAAGA TCGGAGCCGGAAGAAAATGCAGAATGTCTCTAACCTGTCCATCCTGGCCATGCTCATCATGTACATGCTGTCGGCACTCTTTGGCTACCTCACCTTTTATG ACAATGTGGAGGCAGAGTTGCTCCACACTTTCACTAAAGTGTACAAGTTTGACACGATGTTGCTGCTGGTGCGTTTGGCTGTCCTCACTGCCGTCACTCTTACTGTCCCCATCGTGCTTTTCCCT ATCCGTTCGTCCATCACAACGTTACTGTTCAGCGGGCGAGAGTTCAGCTGGACTCGCCACTTGCTCATTGCCGCCTTCATCCTGGCCTTTAACAACATGCTGGTCATCTTTGTCCCCACCATCAGGGACATCTTTGGCTTCATCG GCGCCTCTGCGGCAACAATGCTCATCTTCATCCTACCCGCTGCCTTTTACCTGCGCCTGGTAAAGTCGCTGCCGTTGCGCTCCCCACAGAAGATTGGG GCGGCCATCTTCCTGGTCGTGGGAGTCATCTTCATGATTGGCAGCTTGACGCTTATCGTTCTTGACTGGATCCACAACCCCCCAGGCTCTGGGGGACACCATTAA
- the slc38a4 gene encoding sodium-coupled neutral amino acid transporter 4 isoform X3 has product MPGIVERMELRKVSTVADDDSLDEQLTEPTDCEKATMSSQFNGDDNDDGESRRFLSNGIPKKKKYEEEYHPGHASFGMSVFNLSNAIMGSGILGLSFAMANTGIILFTVLLIAVAILSLYSVHLLLVTAKEGGSLIYEKLGERAFGWPGKMAAFGSIIMQNIGAMSSYLFIVKYELPEVIRAFLHLEENSGEWYLNGNYLVLFVSVGVILPLSLLKNLGYLGYTSGFSLSCMVFFLGVIIYKKTLLPCPLPFLSGHSSNLSINGSDMPGLYALQNKSMQMDFSHADISPAIIGHHDTQHSTGIHSEPHPDHEEMCTPKYFVFNSQTAYTVPILAFAFVCHPEVLPIYSELKDRSRKKMQNVSNLSILAMLIMYMLSALFGYLTFYDNVEAELLHTFTKVYKFDTMLLLVRLAVLTAVTLTVPIVLFPIRSSITTLLFSGREFSWTRHLLIAAFILAFNNMLVIFVPTIRDIFGFIGASAATMLIFILPAAFYLRLVKSLPLRSPQKIGAAIFLVVGVIFMIGSLTLIVLDWIHNPPGSGGHH; this is encoded by the exons ATGCCGGGAATTGTGGAACGCATGGAACTGAGGAAAGTCTCCACAGTGGCTGACGACGACAGCCTTGATGAACAACTCACAGAGCCCACCGACTGCGAGAAGGCCACCATGAGCAG CCAATTTAATGGAGATGATAATGACGACGGAGAGAGCCGCAGGTTCCTGTCAAACGGGataccaaagaagaagaaatatgaAGAAGAATAT CATCCTGGCCACGCCTCATTCGGCATGTCTGTCTTCAACTTGAGCAACGCCATTATGGGCAGCGGCATCCTGGGCCTGTCCTTTGCCATGGCCAACACTGGCATCATTCTCTTTAC AGTGCTCCTCATCGCTGTGGCCATCCTCTCCCTATACTCAGTACACCTGCTGCTTGTGACTGCTAAAGAAGGAG GATCCCTCATCTATGAGAAGCTTGGAGAGAGGGCATTTGGCTGGCCCGGAAAAATGGCTGCATTTGGATCAATAATCATGCAGAACATTGGAG CCATGTCCAGCTACCTCTTTATAGTGAAGTATGAGTTACCAGAAGTGATCCGAGCATTCCTGCACTTAGAAGAAAACTCCGG TGAATGGTACCTGAATGGAAATTACCTGGTGCTGTTTGTGTCCGTCGGAGTCATTCTGCCTTTATCCCTCCTCAAAAATCTGG GCTACCTGGGCTACACCAGTGGTTTTTCCCTCTCCTGCATGGTTTTCTTCCTAGGTGTG AtaatatacaaaaaaacccTGCTGCCCTGCCCTCTGCCTTTCCTCTCTGGCCACTCATCCAATCTCAGCATAAATGGCTCGGATATGCCAGGACTCTACGCCTTACAAAACAAGTCGATGCAGATGGATTTCTCCCATGCTGACATTTCCCCAGCAATCATTGGCCACCACGATACCCAGCACTCCACGGGAATACACTCTGAACCTCACCCGGACCATGAGGAGATGTGCACGCCGAAATACTTTGTCTTCAACTCACAG ACTGCGTACACTGTTCCCATCCTGGCCTTTGCTTTCGTCTGCCATCCTGAAGTGCTGCCTATCTATAGTGAGCTTAAAGA TCGGAGCCGGAAGAAAATGCAGAATGTCTCTAACCTGTCCATCCTGGCCATGCTCATCATGTACATGCTGTCGGCACTCTTTGGCTACCTCACCTTTTATG ACAATGTGGAGGCAGAGTTGCTCCACACTTTCACTAAAGTGTACAAGTTTGACACGATGTTGCTGCTGGTGCGTTTGGCTGTCCTCACTGCCGTCACTCTTACTGTCCCCATCGTGCTTTTCCCT ATCCGTTCGTCCATCACAACGTTACTGTTCAGCGGGCGAGAGTTCAGCTGGACTCGCCACTTGCTCATTGCCGCCTTCATCCTGGCCTTTAACAACATGCTGGTCATCTTTGTCCCCACCATCAGGGACATCTTTGGCTTCATCG GCGCCTCTGCGGCAACAATGCTCATCTTCATCCTACCCGCTGCCTTTTACCTGCGCCTGGTAAAGTCGCTGCCGTTGCGCTCCCCACAGAAGATTGGG GCGGCCATCTTCCTGGTCGTGGGAGTCATCTTCATGATTGGCAGCTTGACGCTTATCGTTCTTGACTGGATCCACAACCCCCCAGGCTCTGGGGGACACCATTAA